From the Lysobacter sp. FW306-1B-D06B genome, one window contains:
- a CDS encoding (2Fe-2S)-binding protein — protein sequence MSTLPARTRPLTLKVNGRSHGPIDVPEDMMLVDVLHEYLGLTGTRFACGQGECRACTVIVDDAHGTREMRSCITGAHYFADKPIRTVEGHARRDESGRIVELSPVQQTFLDHFSFQCGYCTPGFVNAATVLLEKLAKAPVAKARVEATILEALDPHLCRCTGYVRYFEAVKELVLKTPGLVREDAP from the coding sequence ATGAGCACCCTCCCCGCCCGCACGCGCCCGCTCACGCTGAAGGTCAACGGCCGTTCGCACGGGCCGATCGACGTGCCCGAGGACATGATGCTGGTCGATGTCCTGCACGAGTACCTCGGCCTCACCGGCACGCGTTTCGCCTGCGGGCAGGGCGAATGCCGCGCGTGCACGGTGATCGTCGACGACGCGCACGGCACGCGCGAGATGCGCAGTTGCATCACCGGCGCGCACTACTTCGCCGACAAGCCTATCCGCACCGTTGAAGGCCATGCGCGACGCGATGAGTCCGGTCGCATCGTGGAACTCTCGCCGGTGCAGCAAACCTTCCTCGATCACTTCAGCTTCCAGTGCGGCTATTGCACGCCCGGCTTCGTCAACGCGGCGACGGTCTTGCTGGAGAAGCTGGCGAAGGCGCCGGTGGCGAAGGCGCGCGTGGAGGCGACGATCCTGGAAGCGCTCGACCCGCACCTGTGCCGTTGCACGGGTTACGTGCGCTACTTCGAGGCGGTGAAGGAACTGGTGTTGAAGACGCCCGGCCTGGTGCGGGAGGACGCGCCATGA
- a CDS encoding cytochrome c encodes MNRSFAHVALKLLALIVLAVLLIAAATAVSRWWHSRGPVQKAAATAEQLERGRTLVLAADCAACHTADNGAPFAGGVPLASAFGTLHGTNITPDPEHGIGRYTADDFFDALTKGKARDGHPLYPAMPYVSYRRMAREDSDAMYAYLMNRPAVNVANARNDVNFPANIRTFLHGWKLLFARRDIPASSQGDSAQWQRGRYLVDTLGHCGECHTPRGVLGQLKVDRTLHGNADFGRFAVPDITPAGLAARGWDAATLHQYLSTGVSPRAVASDEMLKVVNLSTSRLAPADVEAIVTYLLGDRAPAPTPFAVAAATDDAPARRTYFDLCAGCHGRDGEGVPNVAPDLRANSSVREANPHNLIVAMLDGLPVHDLPGIARMQDMPAFGEELDDAQIASLATWMRQRYGGQDAVVDASAVRELREADSH; translated from the coding sequence ATGAACCGGTCCTTCGCGCATGTGGCGCTCAAGTTGCTCGCGCTGATCGTGCTCGCCGTGCTGTTGATCGCCGCAGCGACGGCGGTGTCGCGCTGGTGGCATTCGCGCGGCCCGGTGCAGAAGGCCGCCGCGACCGCGGAACAGCTCGAGCGTGGCCGCACTCTCGTGCTCGCCGCCGATTGCGCCGCCTGCCACACCGCCGACAACGGCGCGCCCTTCGCCGGCGGCGTGCCGCTGGCATCGGCGTTCGGCACGCTGCACGGCACCAACATCACGCCCGATCCCGAACACGGCATCGGCCGCTACACGGCCGATGATTTCTTCGACGCGTTGACGAAGGGCAAGGCGCGCGACGGCCATCCGCTCTACCCGGCGATGCCGTACGTGTCCTACCGCCGCATGGCGCGCGAGGACAGCGACGCGATGTATGCGTACCTGATGAACCGGCCCGCGGTGAACGTGGCCAACGCGCGCAACGACGTGAACTTCCCCGCGAACATCCGCACCTTCCTGCACGGCTGGAAGCTGCTGTTCGCGCGGCGCGACATCCCGGCTTCATCGCAGGGCGACTCCGCGCAATGGCAGCGCGGCCGCTACCTCGTCGACACGCTCGGCCACTGCGGCGAATGCCACACGCCACGCGGCGTGCTCGGCCAGCTCAAGGTCGACCGCACGCTGCACGGCAACGCCGACTTCGGCCGCTTCGCCGTGCCGGACATCACGCCCGCGGGCCTCGCCGCGCGCGGCTGGGACGCGGCGACGCTGCACCAGTACCTGTCCACCGGCGTGAGCCCGCGCGCGGTGGCGTCGGACGAGATGCTCAAGGTGGTGAACCTGTCGACGAGCCGGCTGGCACCGGCCGATGTCGAGGCGATCGTCACTTACCTGCTCGGCGATCGCGCGCCCGCGCCGACGCCGTTCGCCGTAGCGGCCGCGACCGACGACGCGCCTGCGCGACGCACCTACTTCGACCTCTGCGCCGGCTGCCACGGCCGCGACGGCGAAGGCGTGCCGAACGTCGCCCCCGACCTTCGCGCCAACAGCAGCGTGCGCGAAGCCAATCCGCACAACCTCATCGTCGCCATGCTCGACGGCCTGCCCGTGCACGACCTGCCCGGCATCGCGCGGATGCAGGACATGCCGGCGTTCGGCGAGGAACTGGACGACGCACAGATCGCGTCGCTCGCCACGTGGATGCGCCAGCGTTACGGCGGGCAGGACGCGGTCGTCGATGCCTCGGCGGTGCGGGAGCTGCGCGAGGCGGACTCGCACTGA
- a CDS encoding glycosyl hydrolase family 18 protein, which yields MIPTVHAQTVSCAAIPAWNQSTIYNPGDKLVYQNRLYQANIQIWNAPPTHCPTCGWYTDLGACGTGGTNQPPSVTLTSPSNGASYNAGSSIAVTANASDSDGSVASVEFFRGTVSLGVDTTSPYAVTWSNATAGSHSFTAKATDNQGATTTTAAATITVTTVNPPTDTTPPSVPTGLAATALSSSSIALSWNASTDNAGGAGVAGYDVYRGGTLIASPTTTSYTNTGLAANTTYSYTVRARDAANPSNASAQSGVVSAKTLEGGGGGNKRVIGYFAQWGIYARNYRVKNIDTSGSASKITHINYAFGNVRNNRCEVGVVQPTNEATGVGGDAFADYTKAFGAGESVSGAADTWDQPLRGNWNQLKQLKAKYPNLKVLISLGGWTWSRGFASAARPENRVAFVSSCIDAYIRGNLPLTDGAGGTAAAAGVFDGIDLDWEYPSACGLTCGTPEESANFTALLAEFRRQLNAVRPGLLLTIAAGAGVDKVRVTDPGTYSQYLDYINVMTYDFHGTWDSRTNHHSPLFDSPNDPRTGDQKFYNSNDAMEAFLTRGVPASKLNLGIGFYGRGWTGVANVNNGLYQTGSAAPGTYEAGNEDYKVLKDRPGTIYTDANARATWKYDGNTFWSYDTPAMVTEKMSYVKAQNLGGAFFWEFSGDDAAGTLVNTINNGLK from the coding sequence ATGATTCCCACGGTGCACGCGCAGACGGTTTCCTGCGCCGCGATACCGGCGTGGAACCAGTCCACCATCTACAACCCCGGCGACAAGCTGGTGTATCAGAACCGCCTGTACCAGGCGAACATCCAGATCTGGAACGCGCCGCCGACGCACTGTCCCACCTGCGGCTGGTACACGGACCTGGGCGCCTGCGGCACGGGCGGCACCAACCAGCCGCCGAGCGTGACGCTGACCTCGCCCAGCAACGGCGCCAGCTACAACGCCGGCAGCAGCATCGCCGTCACCGCCAATGCAAGCGACAGCGACGGCAGCGTGGCGAGCGTGGAGTTCTTCAGGGGCACGGTCTCGCTGGGCGTGGACACCACCTCGCCGTACGCGGTGACGTGGAGTAATGCCACCGCCGGCAGCCACAGCTTCACCGCGAAGGCCACCGACAACCAGGGCGCCACGACGACGACGGCTGCGGCGACGATCACCGTCACCACCGTCAATCCGCCGACCGACACCACGCCACCGAGCGTGCCGACGGGACTGGCCGCGACGGCGCTGTCGTCCAGCAGCATCGCGCTGAGCTGGAACGCCTCGACCGACAACGCCGGCGGTGCGGGCGTCGCCGGCTACGACGTGTACCGCGGCGGCACGCTGATCGCCTCGCCGACCACGACCAGCTACACCAACACCGGCCTGGCGGCGAACACGACCTACAGCTACACCGTGCGTGCGCGCGATGCGGCCAATCCGTCCAACGCTTCGGCGCAGAGCGGCGTGGTCAGCGCCAAGACGCTCGAAGGCGGCGGTGGCGGCAACAAGCGCGTGATCGGCTACTTCGCGCAGTGGGGCATCTACGCCCGCAACTACCGCGTGAAGAACATCGACACCAGCGGTTCGGCGTCGAAGATCACGCACATCAACTATGCCTTCGGCAACGTGCGCAACAACCGCTGCGAAGTGGGCGTGGTCCAGCCGACCAACGAAGCCACCGGCGTGGGCGGCGATGCATTCGCCGACTACACCAAGGCCTTCGGCGCGGGTGAAAGCGTGAGCGGCGCGGCCGACACCTGGGACCAGCCGCTGCGCGGCAACTGGAACCAGCTCAAGCAGCTCAAGGCGAAGTATCCGAACCTCAAGGTGCTGATCTCGCTGGGCGGATGGACCTGGTCACGCGGTTTCGCCAGCGCGGCGCGTCCGGAGAACCGCGTGGCGTTCGTGTCCTCGTGCATCGACGCCTACATCCGCGGCAACCTGCCCCTCACCGACGGTGCGGGTGGCACGGCGGCGGCGGCGGGCGTGTTCGACGGCATCGACCTGGACTGGGAATACCCGTCCGCCTGCGGCCTGACCTGCGGCACGCCGGAGGAAAGCGCCAACTTCACCGCACTGCTGGCCGAGTTCCGCCGCCAGCTCAACGCGGTGCGCCCGGGCCTGTTGCTGACCATCGCTGCCGGTGCGGGCGTGGACAAGGTGCGCGTCACCGATCCGGGCACGTACAGCCAGTACCTGGATTACATCAACGTGATGACGTACGACTTCCACGGCACGTGGGATTCGCGCACCAACCATCACTCGCCGCTGTTCGACTCGCCCAACGATCCGCGCACGGGCGACCAGAAGTTCTACAACAGCAACGATGCGATGGAAGCGTTCCTGACGCGCGGTGTGCCGGCGTCCAAGCTCAACCTCGGCATCGGCTTCTACGGCCGCGGCTGGACGGGTGTGGCCAACGTAAACAACGGCCTGTACCAGACCGGTTCCGCCGCGCCCGGCACGTATGAAGCGGGCAACGAGGACTACAAGGTCCTGAAGGACCGCCCGGGCACGATCTACACCGACGCGAACGCGCGCGCCACGTGGAAGTACGACGGCAACACGTTCTGGAGCTACGACACGCCGGCGATGGTCACCGAGAAGATGAGCTACGTGAAGGCGCAGAACCTCGGCGGCGCGTTCTTCTGGGAATTCAGCGGCGACGACGCGGCCGGCACGCTGGTCAACACGATCAACAACGGCCTGAAGTAA
- a CDS encoding helix-turn-helix domain-containing protein gives MDRPTTPEPHTRWRLDEAGWSLLCPDGHAVALTRTERRVLARLLLTPGQLVTREDLVVSLTDGEFDSHRLDSLVYRLRRKVADGCELPLPLDAIHGEGYVFDDTR, from the coding sequence ATGGATCGACCGACTACGCCCGAACCCCACACGCGCTGGCGCCTGGACGAGGCAGGCTGGTCGCTGTTGTGTCCCGATGGCCACGCGGTCGCGCTCACCCGCACCGAGCGCCGCGTGCTCGCCAGGCTGCTGCTCACGCCCGGGCAACTGGTGACGCGCGAGGACCTTGTCGTGTCGCTGACGGACGGCGAGTTCGACTCGCACCGGCTCGATTCGCTGGTGTATCGGCTGCGCCGCAAGGTCGCCGATGGGTGCGAGTTGCCGTTGCCGCTGGATGCCATCCACGGCGAGGGCTACGTGTTCGACGACACCCGCTGA
- a CDS encoding homoserine dehydrogenase: MSLAALGVARDLAAQRSPARVALLGTGTVGSAVMARLASWQGATLGERLALVHVANSRVGTSDRAGLAPDEAARRLALAPQDSSLEAVDAVLRGDGPRVVIDATASEAVAERHAHWLAQGIHVATACKIGQGTTLPRWRAIRAAAGIGGAGYGDSATVGAGLPLLRSLRDLQAGGDRIHSIAGVLSGSLAWLFNHYDGMRPFSALVRQARDAGYTEPDPRDDLSGEDVRRKLLILARTAGVELEAADVQVASLVPPELAILSKDALDAALPALDAPLRERYAQAYKRGERLRFIARLQDGRASVGLESLPADHPLAGGAGTDNRVAIWSDRYAVQPLVIQGPGAGAEVTAAGLLDDVLRMTR, translated from the coding sequence ATGAGCCTGGCTGCGCTGGGCGTCGCGCGCGATCTCGCCGCGCAGCGCTCACCCGCGCGCGTCGCGCTGCTGGGCACCGGCACGGTCGGCAGCGCGGTGATGGCGCGACTGGCCTCCTGGCAGGGCGCGACGCTGGGCGAGCGCCTGGCGCTGGTGCATGTGGCCAACTCGCGCGTCGGCACGAGCGATCGTGCGGGCCTCGCACCGGATGAAGCCGCGCGGCGGCTGGCGCTCGCGCCGCAGGACAGTTCGCTCGAAGCCGTCGACGCCGTGTTGCGCGGCGACGGTCCGCGCGTGGTGATCGACGCGACGGCCAGCGAAGCCGTCGCCGAGCGTCACGCACACTGGCTCGCGCAGGGCATCCATGTCGCCACCGCATGCAAGATCGGGCAGGGCACAACGCTGCCGCGCTGGCGCGCGATCCGTGCGGCCGCCGGCATCGGCGGCGCGGGCTACGGCGACAGCGCGACCGTCGGCGCGGGACTGCCGCTGTTGCGCAGCCTGCGCGACTTGCAGGCCGGCGGCGATCGCATCCACTCCATCGCCGGTGTGCTGTCGGGCTCGCTGGCGTGGCTGTTCAATCACTACGACGGCATGCGGCCGTTCTCCGCGCTGGTGCGGCAGGCGCGCGATGCCGGCTACACCGAACCGGATCCGCGCGATGACCTCTCCGGTGAAGACGTGCGCCGCAAGCTGCTGATCCTCGCGCGCACGGCCGGCGTGGAGCTGGAGGCGGCGGACGTGCAGGTCGCCTCGCTGGTACCGCCGGAACTGGCGATCCTTTCGAAGGACGCCCTCGATGCGGCGCTCCCCGCCCTCGACGCGCCGCTGCGCGAGCGTTACGCACAGGCGTACAAGCGCGGCGAGCGGCTGCGTTTCATCGCGCGTTTGCAGGACGGACGCGCGAGCGTGGGGCTGGAATCGCTGCCGGCGGATCATCCGCTGGCGGGCGGGGCCGGCACCGACAATCGCGTGGCGATCTGGTCGGACCGCTATGCGGTGCAGCCGCTGGTGATCCAGGGGCCGGGTGCGGGGGCGGAGGTCACGGCGGCGGGGTTGCTGGACGATGTGCTGCGGATGACGCGCTGA
- a CDS encoding O-succinylhomoserine (thiol)-lyase — translation MSTTRNRCTAAVRAGIDRDTAFGAVTPAIVLSSNFSFAGFNEKRQYDYTRSGNPTRDLLGEALAELEGGAGGVVTATGMGAITLLLHALLKPGDRLVVPHDGYGGSWRLFNALAKKGAFELITADLTDPRALTEALASNPTVVWIETPSNPLLRITDLRFVIEAAQAKGALTVVDNTFLSPALQQPLAFGADFVVHSTTKYINGHSDVVGGAVVARDAEQHQQLVWWANALGLTGSPFDSFLTLRGLRTLDARLRVHQENTQALVSLLDAHPAVLTVHYPGLESHPGHALAARQQEGFGAMLSVELDGGVDAVRAFLDGLQCFTLAESLGGVESLVAHPATMTHAAMSAEAREAAGIGDGLLRLSVGIEHVDDLVADIAAALERAEQAVAIAERVKR, via the coding sequence ATGAGCACCACGCGCAACCGCTGTACCGCCGCCGTCCGCGCCGGCATCGACCGCGATACTGCCTTCGGCGCGGTGACGCCTGCGATCGTGCTGTCGTCCAACTTCAGCTTCGCCGGCTTCAACGAGAAGCGGCAGTACGACTACACGCGCAGCGGCAACCCCACGCGCGACCTGCTCGGCGAAGCGCTGGCCGAACTGGAAGGCGGCGCCGGCGGCGTCGTCACCGCCACGGGCATGGGCGCCATCACGCTGCTGCTGCACGCGCTGCTCAAGCCGGGCGATCGCCTGGTGGTGCCGCACGACGGCTACGGCGGCAGCTGGCGCTTGTTCAATGCGCTGGCGAAGAAGGGCGCATTCGAACTCATCACCGCCGACCTCACCGACCCGCGCGCGCTGACCGAAGCGCTGGCGAGCAATCCGACGGTGGTGTGGATCGAAACGCCGTCCAACCCGCTGCTGCGCATCACCGATCTGCGCTTCGTGATCGAAGCCGCGCAGGCCAAGGGCGCGCTGACGGTGGTGGACAACACCTTCCTCTCACCCGCATTGCAGCAGCCGCTGGCGTTCGGCGCGGATTTCGTCGTGCACTCCACGACCAAGTACATCAACGGACACAGCGACGTCGTCGGCGGCGCGGTGGTCGCGCGCGATGCCGAACAGCACCAGCAGCTGGTGTGGTGGGCCAACGCGCTGGGCCTCACCGGCTCGCCGTTCGACAGCTTCCTCACCCTGCGCGGCCTGCGCACGCTCGACGCGCGCCTGCGCGTGCACCAGGAGAACACGCAGGCGCTGGTGTCGCTGCTGGACGCGCATCCGGCGGTGCTCACCGTGCATTACCCGGGACTGGAATCGCACCCCGGCCACGCGCTTGCGGCGCGCCAGCAGGAAGGTTTCGGCGCGATGTTGAGCGTGGAGCTGGACGGCGGCGTGGACGCCGTGCGCGCGTTCCTCGATGGGCTGCAGTGCTTCACGCTGGCCGAATCGTTGGGTGGCGTGGAAAGCCTGGTCGCGCATCCGGCGACGATGACGCACGCGGCGATGTCCGCCGAAGCGCGCGAGGCCGCCGGTATCGGCGATGGTCTGCTGCGCCTGTCGGTCGGCATCGAGCACGTGGACGATCTGGTGGCCGACATCGCCGCCGCGCTGGAACGCGCCGAGCAGGCCGTCGCGATCGCCGAGCGTGTGAAACGATGA